In one window of Henckelia pumila isolate YLH828 chromosome 1, ASM3356847v2, whole genome shotgun sequence DNA:
- the LOC140865093 gene encoding pentatricopeptide repeat-containing protein At4g02750-like gives MTESHGISPTSDHFTCMVDLFGRAGLLEKAENLIDEMPLEPNASVWGALLGACRINGNTELAEVAMSHLINLGVVDSGSYALMSNMYSDLGNLEGLSDVRKLMRQKQISKTPGCSWIQVNNRVHVFTADDTRHLQRKEVYEKLDKLMEKIEDTGKYVNKLGFSGPKSCHSEKLAVAFGLMTLPSWMTVYIMKSLPICRDCHLLMKLISEATSRELVIRDAHRFHHFRDGSCSCGDYW, from the coding sequence ATGACTGAAAGCCATGGCATCTCCCCAACATCTGATCATTTCACCTGTATGGTAGATCTGTTTGGTCGGGCAGGTTTACTGGAGAAGGCTGAAAATTTGATAGATGAAATGCCACTGGAACCAAATGCATCAGTTTGGGGAGCTCTTCTTGGTGCATGCCGTATTAATGGAAATACAGAATTGGCAGAAGTAGCAATGTCTCATTTGATAAATTTGGGAGTGGTGGACTCTGGGAGCTATGCACTTATGTCAAACATGTACTCTGATTTGGGAAATTTAGAAGGTCTTTCAGATGTGAGAAAATTAATGAGACAGAAACAAATAAGTAAAACCCCAGGCTGCAGCTGGATTCAGGTCAACAACAGGGTTCATGTGTTCACTGCAGATGATACTCGTCATCTACAAAGAAAGGAAGTTTATGAAAAATTGGATAAGCTAATGGAGAAGATAGAGGATACTGGGAAATATGTCAATAAATTGGGGTTTTCTGGGCCAAAAAGTTGTCATAGTGAGAAGCTTGCTGTGGCCTTTGGCTTGATGACTTTGCCCTCTTGGATGACTGTGTATATCATGAAGAGTCTACCAATTTGTCGGGACTGTCATTTGCTGATGAAATTGATATCTGAAGCCACATCCAGAGAATTAGTCATTAGGGATGCACATCGCTTTCATCACTTCAGAGATGGTTCTTGTTCTTGTGGGGATTACTGGTAG
- the LOC140865082 gene encoding putative pentatricopeptide repeat-containing protein At3g15130 produces MRNAVITMYDKCANGQNADRAFDLMPVKDVISWTTIITALSRAGNVKKAREYFNEMPERNVITWNSMLATYIQNGFWEDGLKLYVQMCRLGSKPDHITFLTSVTACACLALMKLGEQIISTAEKCGSASRNSLVNSIVTLYSRCGRIGDAQKVFDSIVTKNTISWNAMMSGYAQSGYGRKVIEFLNRCYNWDINQTT; encoded by the coding sequence ATGAGGAATGCTGTCATCACAATGTATGATAAGTGTGCTAATGGTCAAAATGCAGATCGTGCCTTTGATTTGATGCCGGTAAAAGATGTAATATCATGGACAACGATAATAACTGCACTTTCTAGAGCTGGGAACGTGAAAAAAGCGAGAGAATACTTCAACGAAATGCCCGAGCGGAATGTAATCACATGGAACTCAATGTTAGCCACATATATACAAAATGGTTTTTGGGAAGACGGACTCAAACTCTACGTTCAGATGTGTAGACTTGGGAGTAAACCAGATCATATTACTTTTTTAACATCAGTGACTGCATGTGCTTGTTTAGCTTTGATGAAACTTGGAGAACAAATTATATCCACAGCTGAAAAATGTGGTTCGGCTTCACGCAACTCTCTGGTGAATAGTATTGTCACTCTGTATTCAAGGTGTGGAAGAATAGGAGATGCACAAAAAGTTTTTGATTCAATAGTCACAAAAAATACCATATCCTGGAATGCCATGATGTCTGGATATGCTCAGAGTGGTTATGGTAGAAAAGTGATCGAGTTTTTGAATCGATGTTACAATTGGGATATAAACCAGACCACATAA
- the LOC140888062 gene encoding protein PLASTID MOVEMENT IMPAIRED 1, giving the protein MAADYPARRNSNTQILQELEELSETMYQSHSSNIARRTASLAIPRTAIPAIDSTGAEKSETKINPKPRTRRMSLSPWRSRQKIDEESEQAEQSERPAPKEGKSKWTDDQPAATSEKKGIWNWKPMRALSHIGMQKLSCLFSVEVVAVQGLPASMNGLRMAVCVRKKETKEGAVQTMPSRVAQGVADFEETLFMRCHVYFTPGSGTQMKFEPRPFLIYVGAVDADELDFGKSTVDLSNMIQESVDKSFEGNRVRQWDSTLNLSGKAKGGALVLKLGFQIMEKDGGLGIYNQPEGQGQKPGKSRTYSPSIARKQSKSSFSIPSPRMSSRAEAWTPSQTREAADLQGIDELNLDEPAPPPPPLVSLPVKKSEVLETKMDDNDIIDFDVEDKGVEFQDKDRDEEEQSEENSDKVSFSSEVVKEVVQVQDQPHITRFTELDLIAQQIKALESMMEGEKPIKTDEETMAEMLDADEDKVTREFLQMLEDADDDMKVDHDEAHLLMLNKYENTEDMDSEAFLPDLGKGLGCVVQTRNGGYLAAMNPLDTAVARKDAPKLAMQISKPLVLQSNKSGFELFQKMAAIGLEELTSEILSLMPLDELKGKTAEQIAFEGIASQIIQGRNKEGASSSAARSIAALKSIGTALNSGRKERFSTGIWTVSEEPLTVDEILAFSMQKIENMTVDGLKIQADIAEEDAPFDVSPLDAKTTAADGKVFNHLFDSAIPIEDWMKQKNAKGSDDDAATITMSVVVQLRDPMRQYEAVGGPMIALIHAPCISSKPSYSYEENKYKVTSLQVGGIKMRTSGNKTMWDDEKQRLTSLQWLVAYGLGKAGKRAKSFASKGPDLLWSISSRVMADMWLKPIRNPDVKFTK; this is encoded by the coding sequence ATGGCAGCTGATTACCCAGCAAGAAGGAATTCAAACACACAGATTCTACAAGAACTCGAGGAACTTAGTGAGACCATGTACCAGTCACACTCTTCAAATATTGCCCGAAGAACTGCCTCTCTTGCTATCCCAAGAACAGCAATTCCCGCCATTGATTCGACCGGGGCTGAGAAAAGCGAGACGAAGATCAACCCGAAACCGAGAACAAGGCGCATGTCCTTGTCTCCGTGGCGGTCCAGGCAGAAGATAGACGAAGAAAGCGAGCAGGCAGAACAAAGCGAAAGGCCAGCTCCGAAAGAAGGCAAGAGCAAGTGGACTGACGACCAACCAGCTGCTACATCGGAAAAGAAAGGGATTTGGAACTGGAAGCCGATGCGGGCACTGTCACACATTGGCATGCAGAAGCTTAGCTGCTTATTCTCTGTGGAAGTAGTTGCTGTTCAGGGCCTTCCAGCTTCCATGAATGGTCTTCGAATGGCAGTTTGTGTCAGAAAGAAGGAAACCAAGGAGGGAGCCGTGCAGACGATGCCATCCAGGGTGGCACAGGGAGTTGCTGATTTTGAAGAGACTCTATTCATGAGGTGTCATGTTTACTTCACCCCTGGTAGCGGAACGCAGATGAAATTCGAGCCACGGCCATTTCTTATCTATGTAGGGGCTGTTGATGCTGACGAGCTTGATTTCGGGAAAAGCACGGTGGATTTGAGTAATATGATTCAAGAATCAGTAGATAAGAGCTTTGAAGGGAATCGGGTTCGGCAATGGGATAGTACTCTAAATCTGTCTGGAAAAGCTAAGGGAGGTGCACTTGTTCTGAAACTGGGATTCCAGATCATGGAGAAAGATGGAGGCCTTGGGATATATAATCAGCCCGAGGGGCAGGGGCAGAAGCCCGGAAAAAGCAGAACATATTCACCCTCTATTGCCCGGAAACAGTCGAAGTCATCATTTAGTATTCCAAGTCCAAGAATGTCGAGTCGAGCTGAAGCATGGACACCGTCACAGACTAGAGAGGCTGCAGATCTACAAGGGATTGATGAACTGAATCTCGATGAACCAGCTCCTCCACCTCCTCCTTTAGTTTCTCTTCCGGTGAAAAAGTCCGAGGTACTAGAGACGAAGATGGATGATAATGATATAATCGACTTTGATGTTGAGGATAAAGGAGTAGAATTTCAAGATAAAGACAGAGATGAAGAAGAGCAGTCTGAAGAAAATTCGGACAAAGTATCATTCTCAAGTGAGGTTGTGAAGGAAGTTGTGCAAGTTCAGGATCAACCTCACATCACAAGGTTCACGGAACTAGATTTGATAGCTCAGCAAATAAAGGCTCTTGAATCTATGATGGAGGGAGAGAAACCAATCAAAACAGATGAAGAAACCATGGCAGAAATGTTAGATGCAGACGAAGATAAAGTAACAAGAGAGTTTCTTCAAATGCTCGAGGATgcagatgatgatatgaaggtTGATCATGACGAAGCCCATTTGCTGATGCTCAATAAGTACGAAAATACAGAAGACATGGATTCTGAAGCTTTTCTGCCTGATCTTGGGAAGGGATTGGGATGCGTGGTTCAAACAAGAAATGGAGGCTACTTGGCAGCAATGAATCCATTAGATACAGCAGTGGCAAGAAAAGACGCACCAAAACTCGCAATGCAGATATCAAAGCCACTGGTTCTTCAATCAAACAAGAGTGGATTCGAGTTATTTCAGAAGATGGCAGCAATTGGTCTTGAAGAATTGACCTCTGAGATCTTATCATTGATGCCTTTGGATGAGCTCAAAGGTAAAACAGCAGAGCAGATAGCTTTTGAAGGCATTGCTTCGCAAATTATACAGGGAAGGAACAAAGAAGGTGCCAGTTCAAGTGCTGCTCGAAGCATTGCTGCTCTCAAATCCATCGGAACTGCATTGAATAGCGGCAGAAAAGAAAGATTTTCAACTGGAATATGGACTGTCAGTGAAGAACCATTAACGGTCGATGAGATTTTGGCCTTTTCAATGCAGAAGATTGAGAATATGACAGTAGATGGTCTAAAAATTCAGGCAGATATTGCTGAAGAAGATGCTCCATTTGATGTCTCCCCACTTGATGCAAAAACCACTGCAGCTGATGGAAAAGTGTTCAATCACTTGTTTGATTCTGCAATTCCAATTGAGGACTGGATGAAACAGAAAAATGCAAAAGGTTCTGATGATGATGCAGCGACCATAACTATGTCTGTGGTAGTCCAACTACGGGACCCAATGAGGCAGTATGAGGCAGTAGGAGGTCCTATGATAGCACTGATTCATGCACCATGTATATCCAGCAAACCATCTTACAGTTACGAGGAGAACAAGTACAAAGTGACGAGTTTGCAAGTTGGAGGCATAAAAATGAGAACATCAGGAAACAAAACTATGTGGGATGATGAGAAGCAAAGGCTTACTTCACTGCAGTGGCTTGTAGCATATGGTTTGGGAAAGGCAGGAAAGAGGGCAAAATCATTTGCATCAAAGGGACCAGATCTTCTGTGGAGCATTTCGTCACGCGTGATGGCTGATATGTGGCTCAAACCAATAAGAAACCCTGATGTCAAATTCACCAAGTGA
- the LOC140865072 gene encoding pentatricopeptide repeat-containing protein At2g34400-like: MVYGYSKLYGVDKALNLFYLIPERDVVSWNTMISILSQHGIVNQTLNMFCEMFQDGFIPKSVTYASVISVCASIGDLSWGTHLHARIVRMTPYLDEYMGSALINLYAKCGLLGYAKQGFNTLKEKNQVAWASFIWGVSQFGSPMEAMEAFKRMREVPVPSDEYTLATVLGVCCRLEDKSMGELLQSTRILILDWSRFLCARGECCHHNV; encoded by the coding sequence ATGGTTTATGGGTATTCCAAATTGTATGGAGTTGACAAGGCTCTTAACTTATTTTATCTAATCCCTGAGCGCGATGTTGTTTCTTGGAACACAATGATTTCGATTCTATCTCAGCATGGGATAGTGAATCAGACACTCAATATGTTTTGTGAGATGTTTCAAGATGGTTTTATCCCAAAATCCGTGACTTATGCTTCTGTTATAAGTGTGTGTGCAAGCATTGGTGATTTGTCGTGGGGTACTCATCTACATGCTCGAATCGTTAGGATGACGCCATATCTTGATGAATATATGGGCAGTGCTTTGATCAATTTGTATGCCAAATGTGGTTTGCTGGGGTATGCAAAGCAGGGTTTTAATACGTTGAAAGAGAAGAATCAGGTTGCGTGGGCTTCTTTCATTTGGGGTGTTTCTCAATTTGGTTCCCCTATGGAAGCCATGGAGGCATTCAAAAGGATGAGGGAAGTGCCTGTACCATCAGATGAATATACTCTTGCTACTGTTCTTGGAGTTTGTTGTCGTTTGGAGGACAAATCCATGGGGGAACTACTACAGTCAACACGCATACTCATTTTGGATTGGAGTAGATTCCTCTGTGCCCGTGGGGAATGCTGTCATCACAATGTATGA